A stretch of the Massilia varians genome encodes the following:
- a CDS encoding Hcp family type VI secretion system effector yields MAIDAYLQIDGIKGESTDDKHKNWIEVSKVLGSVHQPRASTVSTAGGMTAGKATLSDIMLEKLADLSSPLLWQHCAMGKTIPKAVFEFMRSDGDGKPICYERITLANVMISNVTYDSGGGGIMKEVVQLSYSRINWEHVKQSIRGGTDGSTLGGWDCAKNTVC; encoded by the coding sequence ATGGCAATCGATGCGTACCTGCAGATCGACGGCATCAAGGGCGAAAGCACCGACGACAAACACAAAAACTGGATCGAAGTTTCGAAGGTACTCGGTAGCGTCCACCAGCCGAGGGCTTCCACCGTGTCCACAGCAGGGGGGATGACGGCAGGCAAAGCGACGCTTTCGGACATCATGCTTGAAAAGCTGGCTGACTTGTCATCCCCGCTGCTCTGGCAGCACTGTGCGATGGGGAAGACAATTCCAAAGGCGGTGTTCGAATTTATGCGCTCGGACGGGGATGGGAAGCCGATCTGTTACGAAAGAATCACTTTAGCAAACGTGATGATTTCCAACGTGACATACGACAGCGGTGGGGGCGGCATTATGAAGGAAGTCGTGCAACTATCTTACTCACGAATCAACTGGGAACACGTAAAGCAATCCATCCGGGGAGGGACTGACGGAAGCACCCTGGGGGGCTGGGACTGCGCGAAGAACACTGTTTGCTAA
- a CDS encoding phytanoyl-CoA dioxygenase family protein, with protein MLTPEQGAQYERDGFLVIPEFKSIEEIAALRRRAEEIVDAFDPTESRAIFTTKDQARASDDWFLGSDNTVRCFFEEEAFGPDGQLRQAKALSINKIGHAMHDLDPVFHAFTRDPKLAAVARGLGLEQAQVWQSMYIFKQPGIGGEVRWHQDATFFDSDPITVTTFWFALEDATVDNGCLWAEPGGHRGPLRERFLRVGDTITMEKLDSTPWPDNSTAVPLEARAGTLVCFHGLLPHYSAPNRSKVSRHAFTLHATDARSIYSPRNWIQRGDDFPVRGFEPGE; from the coding sequence ATGCTGACACCAGAACAGGGCGCCCAGTACGAACGCGACGGCTTCCTCGTCATCCCCGAGTTTAAGAGCATCGAAGAAATCGCCGCCCTGCGCCGCCGCGCCGAAGAAATCGTCGACGCCTTCGACCCCACCGAATCGCGCGCCATCTTCACGACGAAAGACCAGGCCCGCGCCAGCGATGACTGGTTCCTGGGCTCGGACAACACGGTGCGCTGCTTCTTCGAGGAAGAGGCCTTCGGCCCCGACGGTCAGCTGCGCCAGGCCAAGGCGCTCTCGATCAACAAGATCGGCCACGCCATGCACGACCTCGACCCGGTCTTCCACGCCTTCACGCGCGACCCGAAGCTGGCCGCCGTGGCGCGCGGCCTGGGCCTGGAGCAAGCGCAGGTGTGGCAGTCGATGTACATCTTCAAGCAGCCCGGCATCGGCGGCGAGGTGCGCTGGCACCAGGACGCCACCTTCTTCGACAGCGACCCGATCACCGTGACCACCTTCTGGTTCGCGCTGGAAGACGCGACCGTGGACAACGGCTGCCTGTGGGCCGAGCCGGGCGGCCACCGCGGTCCGCTGCGCGAGCGCTTCCTGCGCGTTGGCGACACGATCACGATGGAAAAGCTGGACAGCACGCCCTGGCCGGACAACAGCACCGCCGTCCCGCTGGAAGCCAGGGCCGGCACCCTGGTCTGCTTCCACGGCCTGCTGCCGCACTACAGCGCCCCGAACAGATCAAAGGTGTCGCGCCACGCATTCACCCTGCATGCCACCGATGCCCGCTCCATCTATTCGCCGCGCAACTGGATCCAGCGCGGGGACGATTTCCCCGTGCGTGGCTTCGAGCCGGGCGAATAA
- a CDS encoding M1 family metallopeptidase gives MIRLPIGLAALCLSATVFAAPPFDDKFRQLDELLPTPGAVRTASGAPGHAYWQQRADYTMRATLDENKRSLTGSGTITYHNNSPDTLKYLWLQLDENIYKPDSAARSTATLPSRDAWQARGNDGVKFDALRTLFTARDFDGGFKVANVRDSGGRPLKYTINGTMMRIDLPQALKPGSRVSFSLDWNYNINEQKVLGGRSGYEKFDDGNDLYEIALWFPRMAAYYDVYGWQHKQFLGSGEFTLEFGDYDVRITVPADHIVASTGELQNPNEVLTATQRQRLQQAKTAKKPVIIVTQAEAEAAEKGRATNTKTWHFKAKNVRDFAFASSRKFIWDAQGIKSGNTDVMAMSYYPKEGNPLWERYSTHAIIHTIEQYNKYSFDYPYPVSISVNGPVGGMEYPMITFNGPRPVKDKKTGELTYSKRTKYGLIGVIIHEVGHNYFPMIVNSDERQWTWMDEGINSFVQSLAQEAWEEDWDEMRGHPRTIVPYMRSQNQVPIMTNSESLLQFGNNAYAKPAAALNILRETILGRELFDFAFKEYAERWKFKRPTPADFFRTMEDASGTDLDWFWRGWFYTTDAVDISVDGVTEYTISSKDPEIEKAWARARKQAEPISITDQRNKGMERRVDRFPELKDFYNENDDFTVTNKDRNKFKETMAGLEDWEKALLKEGKHLYLVDFSNKGGLVMPLIVEITTQSGKKYIERIPAEVWRYSPKKITKLFVTDEPIVSLVQDPYWETADIDVSNNAWPAKAVPSRLELFKSEREPANNLMRDFNTKLAPPKAAGQEAPKAE, from the coding sequence ATGATACGTCTGCCCATCGGACTAGCCGCGCTGTGCCTCAGTGCCACGGTTTTCGCAGCGCCGCCTTTCGACGACAAATTCCGCCAGCTTGACGAACTGCTGCCGACGCCGGGCGCCGTGCGCACCGCCTCGGGCGCGCCGGGCCATGCTTACTGGCAGCAGCGCGCCGACTACACGATGCGCGCCACGCTCGACGAGAACAAGCGTTCGCTCACCGGTTCGGGCACCATCACGTACCACAACAATTCCCCTGACACGCTGAAGTACCTCTGGCTGCAGCTGGACGAGAACATCTACAAGCCGGATTCGGCGGCCCGCAGCACCGCCACCCTGCCCTCGCGCGATGCCTGGCAGGCGCGCGGCAACGACGGCGTGAAGTTCGACGCCCTGCGCACCCTGTTCACGGCGCGCGATTTCGACGGCGGCTTCAAGGTCGCCAACGTGCGCGACAGCGGCGGCCGTCCGCTGAAGTACACCATCAACGGCACCATGATGCGCATCGACCTGCCGCAGGCCCTGAAACCGGGTTCGCGCGTGTCGTTCAGCCTCGACTGGAACTACAACATCAACGAGCAGAAGGTGCTCGGCGGCCGTTCCGGCTACGAGAAGTTCGACGACGGCAACGACCTGTACGAGATCGCCCTGTGGTTCCCGCGCATGGCGGCCTACTATGACGTCTACGGCTGGCAGCACAAGCAGTTCCTGGGTTCGGGCGAGTTCACGCTGGAATTCGGCGACTACGACGTGCGCATCACCGTCCCGGCCGACCACATCGTGGCGTCCACCGGCGAACTGCAGAACCCGAACGAGGTGCTCACCGCCACCCAGCGCCAGCGCCTGCAGCAGGCCAAGACCGCCAAGAAGCCGGTCATCATCGTGACCCAGGCCGAAGCGGAAGCCGCCGAAAAAGGCCGCGCCACTAACACGAAAACCTGGCACTTCAAGGCCAAGAACGTGCGCGACTTCGCCTTTGCGTCGAGCCGCAAGTTCATCTGGGATGCGCAGGGCATCAAGTCGGGCAACACCGACGTGATGGCGATGTCCTACTATCCGAAGGAAGGCAACCCGCTGTGGGAGCGCTACTCGACCCACGCGATCATCCACACCATCGAGCAGTACAACAAGTACTCGTTCGACTATCCCTACCCGGTGTCGATTTCCGTGAACGGCCCGGTGGGCGGCATGGAATACCCGATGATCACCTTCAACGGCCCGCGTCCGGTCAAGGACAAGAAGACCGGCGAGCTGACCTACTCGAAGCGCACCAAGTACGGCCTGATCGGCGTGATCATCCACGAGGTGGGCCACAACTACTTCCCGATGATCGTCAACTCGGACGAGCGCCAGTGGACCTGGATGGACGAGGGCATCAACTCCTTCGTGCAGTCGCTGGCCCAGGAAGCCTGGGAAGAGGACTGGGATGAAATGCGCGGCCATCCGCGCACGATCGTGCCCTACATGCGCTCCCAGAACCAGGTGCCGATCATGACCAACTCGGAGTCCCTGCTCCAGTTCGGCAACAACGCGTACGCCAAGCCGGCCGCCGCGCTGAACATCCTGCGCGAGACCATCCTCGGCCGCGAACTGTTCGACTTCGCCTTCAAGGAATACGCCGAGCGCTGGAAGTTCAAGCGTCCGACTCCGGCCGACTTCTTCCGCACCATGGAAGATGCCTCCGGCACCGACCTCGACTGGTTCTGGCGCGGCTGGTTCTACACCACCGACGCGGTCGACATCAGCGTGGACGGCGTGACCGAGTACACCATCAGCAGCAAGGATCCGGAAATCGAGAAGGCCTGGGCACGCGCCCGCAAGCAGGCCGAGCCGATCTCGATCACCGACCAGCGCAACAAGGGCATGGAGCGCCGCGTCGACCGCTTCCCGGAGCTGAAGGACTTCTACAACGAGAACGACGACTTCACGGTCACCAACAAGGACCGCAACAAGTTCAAGGAGACCATGGCTGGCCTGGAGGACTGGGAAAAGGCCCTGCTCAAGGAAGGCAAGCACCTGTACCTGGTGGACTTCTCGAACAAGGGTGGCCTGGTGATGCCGCTGATCGTGGAGATCACGACCCAGAGCGGAAAAAAATACATCGAACGCATCCCGGCCGAAGTATGGCGCTACTCGCCGAAGAAGATCACCAAGCTGTTCGTCACCGACGAGCCGATCGTGAGCCTGGTGCAGGACCCGTACTGGGAGACCGCCGACATCGACGTGAGCAACAACGCCTGGCCGGCCAAGGCGGTGCCGTCGCGCCTGGAACTGTTCAAGTCCGAGCGTGAGCCGGCGAACAACCTGATGCGCGACTTCAACACCAAGCTGGCCCCGCCGAAGGCGGCAGGCCAGGAGGCGCCGAAGGCCGAGTAA
- a CDS encoding M1 family metallopeptidase, producing the protein MKIKQLQASIAALFLASAAHAAPAFDDKFRQLDELLPTATDTRTASGAPGHRYWQQRADYRLRATLDEDKRAVTGSGTVTYYNNSPDTLSYLWVQLDQNMFRADSDNRRISTLPSRDAWQARGNDGVKFDTLKATLAQRSFEGGIQVTSLTGVDGRALRHTVNKTMMRIDLPQPLKPGARVSFNMAWTFNIPEANVVGRRTGFEKFDDGNDIYLTAQWFPRMAAYYDVKGWQNKQYMGDGEFTLEFGDYDVQLTVPADHIVASTGELQNANAVLTAAQRERLNQARKASKPVVIVTQLEAEAAEKGRSKATKTWHFKAKDVRDFAFASSRKFIWDAQGIKSGKQDVLAMSYYPKEGNPLWERYSTAAVIHTIEQYNKYSFDYPYPTAISVNGSIGGMEYPMISFNGGRPVKDKKTGELTYAKSTKYGLISVIIHEVGHNYFPMIVNSDERQWTWMDEGMNSFLQFLAEEAWEDNYPSRRGEARNIVDYMRSTNQVPIMTNAESTIQRGNNAYAKPAAALNILRETILGRELFDFAFKEFSERWKFKRPTPADFFRTMEDASGTDLDWFWRGWFYTTDAVDISVDGVTEYTISSKDPEIEKAWARARKQAEPISITDQRNKGMERRVDRFPELKDFYNENDDFTVTNKDRNKFKETMAGLEDWEKALLKEGKHLYLVDFSNKGGLVMPLIVEITTQSGKKYIERIPAEVWRYSPKKITKLFVTDEPIVSLVQDPYWETADIDVSNNAWPAKAVPSRLELFKSEREPANNLMRDANTRLAPARTPDAAKKAQ; encoded by the coding sequence ATGAAAATCAAGCAACTGCAGGCAAGCATCGCCGCCCTGTTCCTGGCCAGCGCCGCCCACGCCGCCCCGGCCTTCGACGACAAGTTCCGCCAGCTCGACGAGTTGCTGCCGACCGCCACCGACACCCGCACCGCCTCGGGCGCCCCGGGCCACCGCTACTGGCAGCAGCGCGCCGACTACCGCCTGCGCGCCACCCTCGACGAGGACAAGCGCGCCGTCACCGGTTCCGGCACCGTCACCTATTACAACAATTCGCCGGATACGCTGTCCTACCTGTGGGTGCAGCTGGACCAGAACATGTTCCGCGCCGATTCGGACAACCGCCGCATCTCCACCCTGCCCTCGCGCGACGCCTGGCAAGCACGCGGCAACGATGGCGTCAAGTTCGACACCCTGAAGGCCACGCTCGCACAGCGCAGCTTCGAAGGCGGCATCCAGGTCACCAGCCTGACAGGCGTTGACGGCCGCGCCCTGCGCCACACGGTCAACAAGACCATGATGCGCATCGACCTGCCGCAGCCGCTCAAGCCGGGCGCGCGCGTGTCCTTCAACATGGCCTGGACCTTCAACATCCCCGAAGCGAACGTCGTCGGCCGCCGCACCGGCTTCGAGAAGTTCGACGACGGCAACGACATCTACCTGACCGCCCAGTGGTTCCCGCGCATGGCGGCTTATTACGACGTCAAGGGCTGGCAGAACAAGCAGTACATGGGCGACGGCGAATTCACGCTGGAATTCGGCGACTACGACGTGCAGCTGACCGTCCCGGCCGACCACATCGTCGCGTCCACCGGCGAGCTGCAGAACGCGAACGCAGTGCTCACCGCCGCCCAGCGCGAGCGCCTGAACCAGGCACGCAAGGCGAGCAAGCCGGTCGTCATCGTCACCCAGCTTGAGGCCGAAGCCGCCGAAAAAGGCCGCTCGAAGGCGACCAAAACCTGGCACTTCAAGGCGAAGGACGTGCGCGACTTCGCCTTTGCCTCGAGCCGCAAGTTCATCTGGGATGCCCAGGGCATCAAGAGCGGCAAGCAGGACGTGCTGGCCATGTCCTATTACCCGAAGGAAGGCAACCCGCTGTGGGAGCGCTACTCGACGGCCGCCGTGATCCACACCATCGAGCAGTACAACAAGTACTCCTTCGACTATCCCTACCCGACCGCGATCTCGGTGAACGGCTCGATCGGCGGCATGGAATACCCGATGATCTCGTTCAACGGCGGCCGCCCGGTGAAGGACAAGAAGACCGGTGAACTCACCTATGCGAAGAGCACCAAGTACGGCCTGATCAGCGTGATCATCCACGAGGTGGGCCACAACTACTTCCCGATGATCGTCAACTCGGACGAGCGCCAGTGGACCTGGATGGACGAGGGCATGAACAGCTTCCTGCAGTTCCTGGCCGAGGAAGCCTGGGAAGACAATTACCCGTCGCGCCGCGGCGAAGCGCGCAACATCGTCGATTACATGCGCAGCACCAACCAGGTGCCGATCATGACCAACGCCGAATCGACTATCCAGCGCGGCAACAACGCCTATGCCAAGCCGGCCGCCGCGCTGAACATCCTGCGCGAGACCATCCTCGGCCGCGAACTGTTCGACTTCGCCTTCAAGGAGTTCTCCGAGCGCTGGAAGTTCAAGCGCCCGACCCCGGCCGACTTCTTCCGCACGATGGAAGATGCCTCCGGCACGGACTTGGACTGGTTCTGGCGCGGCTGGTTCTACACCACCGACGCGGTCGACATCAGCGTGGACGGCGTGACCGAGTACACCATCAGCAGCAAGGATCCGGAAATCGAGAAGGCCTGGGCACGCGCCCGCAAGCAGGCCGAGCCGATCTCGATCACCGACCAGCGCAACAAGGGCATGGAGCGCCGCGTCGACCGCTTCCCGGAGCTGAAGGACTTCTACAACGAGAACGACGACTTCACGGTCACCAACAAGGACCGCAACAAGTTCAAGGAGACCATGGCTGGCCTGGAGGACTGGGAAAAGGCCCTGCTCAAGGAAGGCAAGCACCTGTACCTGGTGGACTTCTCGAACAAGGGTGGCCTGGTGATGCCGCTGATCGTGGAGATCACGACCCAGAGCGGAAAAAAATACATCGAACGCATCCCGGCCGAAGTATGGCGCTACTCGCCGAAGAAGATCACCAAGCTGTTCGTCACCGACGAGCCGATCGTGAGCCTGGTGCAGGACCCGTACTGGGAGACCGCCGACATCGACGTGAGCAACAACGCCTGGCCGGCCAAGGCGGTGCCGTCGCGCCTGGAACTGTTCAAGTCCGAGCGTGAGCCGGCAAACAACCTGATGCGCGATGCGAACACCAGGCTGGCGCCGGCCAGGACGCCTGACGCGGCGAAGAAAGCCCAGTAA
- a CDS encoding DUF6702 family protein, which translates to MMFRLKHAYKALFAAALLSLSAAAGAHRFHMGITEVAFNPRTGSTEIVHTYMAHDVEALLMNLYGRQFDLGDPEDQVVLRKYVEERFFLKGEDKARLPVRWIGMTADSQSVVIYQELEHAPLSKTAAIHQGVLMDFLPDQVNTVNLNNAGAIRSLTFTQAAVEQPTQEKQP; encoded by the coding sequence ATGATGTTTCGCCTGAAGCACGCCTATAAGGCGCTGTTCGCCGCCGCCCTGCTGTCTCTCAGCGCGGCGGCGGGCGCGCACCGCTTCCACATGGGAATCACCGAGGTCGCGTTCAATCCGCGCACCGGCAGCACGGAGATCGTCCATACCTACATGGCGCACGACGTCGAGGCGCTCCTGATGAACCTGTACGGCCGCCAGTTCGACCTGGGCGACCCGGAAGACCAGGTGGTGCTGCGCAAGTACGTCGAGGAGCGCTTTTTCCTGAAGGGCGAGGACAAGGCGCGCCTGCCGGTGCGCTGGATCGGCATGACCGCCGATTCGCAGAGCGTGGTCATCTACCAGGAACTGGAACATGCCCCGCTGTCGAAGACCGCCGCGATCCACCAGGGCGTCCTGATGGACTTCCTGCCGGACCAGGTCAATACCGTCAACCTCAACAACGCGGGCGCGATCCGCTCGCTGACTTTCACCCAGGCCGCCGTCGAGCAGCCAACGCAAGAGAAACAACCCTGA
- a CDS encoding TonB-dependent receptor, with protein sequence MLRFNRTALAGAIAALFLHVPALADDFVLQRVLVEGSRTSQIGMTDSASSGTVGAKDLANRTVYRPGELLEATPGLIASQHSGEGKANQFYLRGFNLDHGTDLATWVDGMPVNQRSHAHGQGWTDLNFLIPEIVTRLDYRKGPYSATDGDFASAGKASIAYANRLVSPLAAVTVGQDAYARTVLAASPELAGGNLLYALELMKNDGPWARPDGYRKINAVLRYSRGYANNGWTVTAMHYRGHWNASDQIPLRAVASGQLKRFDTIDLSDGGKAERSSLSGSWRRTTQDTASSLSAYAIRNKGELYSNFTYFLNDPVNGDQFAQPDRRVTTGLDGSHTWHAYKGGDVASDMTVGFQLQNDNIFNGLHDTRARQHIATTREDHIVEGSAAVYLENATMWSQALRTVMGLRANAYAFRVDGDRPENAGRARDKLVTPTLSVAYGPWQHTELYFNYGHGFHSNDARGTVATVDPKSLDPVDRTPGLVRSRGVELGLRTVAIPKTETTVSVYRLDFDSELTYIGDAGNTEAGDPSRRYGVELSNSVRANKWLTLNFDAAYARARSRGGNPDGDRDASRRIPGAVEGVAQAGLTVDRLGPWSGALRLRYFGPRPLIEDDSVRSRPSLTLNGRVGYRLGKDMRIELEGFNLTNRRDSAIDYYYASRLSNEADAVDDIHFHPIEPRSFRLSFTKNW encoded by the coding sequence ATGCTTCGTTTCAACCGTACTGCGCTTGCCGGCGCCATCGCCGCACTGTTCCTCCACGTCCCGGCGCTGGCCGACGACTTCGTCCTGCAGCGTGTCCTCGTCGAAGGTTCGCGCACCAGCCAGATCGGCATGACCGACTCGGCCAGCTCCGGCACCGTCGGCGCCAAGGACCTGGCCAACCGCACCGTCTACCGCCCCGGCGAGCTGCTGGAAGCAACCCCGGGCCTGATCGCCAGCCAGCACAGCGGCGAAGGCAAGGCCAACCAGTTCTACCTGCGCGGCTTCAACCTGGACCACGGCACCGACCTCGCCACCTGGGTGGACGGCATGCCGGTCAACCAGCGCAGCCATGCGCACGGCCAGGGCTGGACCGACCTGAACTTCCTGATCCCGGAAATCGTCACCCGCCTCGACTACCGCAAGGGTCCCTACTCGGCCACGGACGGCGACTTCGCCTCGGCCGGCAAGGCCTCGATCGCCTACGCCAACCGGCTGGTCTCGCCGCTGGCCGCCGTCACGGTCGGCCAGGACGCGTATGCGCGCACGGTGCTGGCCGCCTCGCCCGAGCTGGCCGGCGGCAACCTGCTGTACGCGCTGGAACTGATGAAGAACGACGGTCCCTGGGCGCGGCCGGACGGCTACCGCAAGATCAACGCGGTGCTGCGCTACAGCCGCGGCTATGCCAACAACGGCTGGACCGTCACCGCGATGCACTACCGCGGCCACTGGAACGCCTCCGACCAGATCCCGCTGCGCGCGGTGGCCAGCGGCCAGCTGAAACGTTTCGACACCATCGACCTGAGCGACGGCGGCAAGGCCGAGCGCAGCAGCCTGTCCGGAAGCTGGCGCCGCACCACCCAGGACACCGCCAGCAGCCTGAGCGCCTATGCGATCCGCAACAAGGGCGAGCTGTATTCGAACTTCACTTATTTCCTGAACGACCCGGTGAACGGCGACCAGTTCGCCCAGCCGGACCGCCGCGTGACCACCGGCCTGGACGGCAGCCATACCTGGCACGCCTACAAGGGAGGTGACGTCGCCTCGGACATGACCGTCGGCTTCCAGCTCCAGAACGACAACATCTTCAACGGCCTGCACGACACCCGCGCGCGCCAGCACATCGCGACCACGCGCGAAGACCACATCGTCGAAGGCAGCGCCGCCGTCTACCTGGAAAACGCGACGATGTGGAGCCAGGCGCTGCGCACCGTGATGGGTCTGCGCGCCAATGCCTACGCTTTTCGCGTCGACGGCGACCGTCCCGAGAATGCCGGCCGCGCCCGCGACAAGCTGGTCACGCCGACACTGAGCGTCGCTTACGGCCCGTGGCAGCATACCGAGCTGTATTTCAACTATGGCCACGGCTTCCACAGCAACGACGCGCGTGGCACCGTTGCCACGGTCGATCCGAAGAGCCTCGATCCGGTCGACCGTACCCCGGGCCTGGTGCGCTCGCGCGGCGTGGAGCTGGGCCTGCGCACGGTGGCGATCCCGAAGACGGAAACCACGGTGTCGGTGTACCGCCTGGACTTCGATTCCGAGCTGACCTACATCGGCGACGCCGGCAATACCGAGGCGGGCGACCCGAGCCGCCGCTACGGCGTCGAGCTGTCGAACAGCGTGCGCGCCAACAAGTGGCTGACGCTGAACTTCGACGCGGCCTATGCGCGGGCACGCTCGCGCGGCGGCAACCCGGACGGCGACCGGGACGCCAGCCGTCGTATTCCTGGCGCCGTCGAAGGCGTGGCCCAGGCGGGCCTGACCGTCGACCGTCTCGGTCCGTGGTCGGGCGCCCTGCGCCTGCGCTACTTCGGCCCGCGTCCGCTGATCGAGGACGACAGCGTCCGCTCGCGCCCCAGCCTGACGCTCAACGGCCGCGTGGGCTACCGACTCGGCAAGGACATGCGCATCGAGCTGGAAGGCTTCAATCTTACCAACCGGCGCGATTCGGCAATCGACTACTACTATGCGTCGCGCCTGTCGAACGAAGCGGATGCCGTGGACGACATCCATTTCCACCCGATCGAACCGCGCTCCTTCCGACTGAGCTTCACGAAGAACTGGTAA
- a CDS encoding 2OG-Fe dioxygenase family protein, with the protein MTTSELPYNAPSQLAEAIRSEGYALLRPQDVARLAGCSLEELQSLVPSWDRLELDNYLKDGGRYRRRRHSCFIDESDDSGHALVQVPHRPHWQPVEYNALHGGMHRLFAPIETATIANPAWSRLLRALGDVCSSVRGHQTWYVEAHQFRIDTADGIGRPTPEGAHRDGVDFVAVILISRTGIKGGETRVFEADGPAGKRFTMLEPWTLLLLDDAAVIHESTPIQPLGEHGHRDTLVLTWRAGAFQGADVAQTD; encoded by the coding sequence ATGACCACATCTGAACTACCCTACAACGCTCCGTCGCAGCTGGCGGAAGCCATTCGCAGCGAGGGCTATGCCCTGCTGCGTCCGCAAGACGTCGCGCGCCTGGCCGGCTGCTCGCTCGAGGAGCTGCAGTCGCTGGTGCCGAGCTGGGACCGGCTCGAGCTCGACAACTACCTCAAGGACGGCGGCCGCTACCGGCGCCGCCGCCATTCCTGCTTCATCGACGAGAGCGACGACAGCGGCCACGCCCTGGTGCAGGTGCCGCACCGGCCGCATTGGCAGCCGGTCGAGTACAACGCCCTGCACGGCGGCATGCACCGTCTGTTCGCGCCGATCGAGACCGCCACCATCGCGAACCCGGCCTGGAGCCGCCTGCTGCGGGCGCTGGGCGACGTCTGCTCCAGCGTGCGCGGGCACCAGACCTGGTATGTGGAGGCGCACCAGTTCCGCATCGACACCGCCGACGGCATCGGCCGTCCGACACCGGAAGGCGCGCACCGCGACGGCGTCGATTTCGTCGCCGTCATCCTGATCAGCCGTACCGGCATCAAGGGCGGGGAAACCCGGGTATTCGAGGCGGACGGCCCGGCGGGCAAGCGTTTCACGATGCTGGAACCATGGACCCTGCTGCTGCTCGACGATGCCGCCGTCATCCATGAGTCGACGCCGATCCAGCCGCTGGGCGAGCATGGGCACCGCGATACCCTGGTGCTGACCTGGCGCGCGGGCGCTTTCCAGGGCGCTGATGTCGCCCAAACGGATTGA
- a CDS encoding DUF1800 family protein codes for MVYKVGMRFLAILCCLLLSVGGPAHAQPLAPIEAGLAQHLLNRLGYGPAPGEVARVRALGAQGWVDSQLAPPPMPPRLEARLRTLPGPEAALLRAIASPRQLEQVLVRFWLDYFKKEEAAEALLRPHVLGRYADLRAALDQHARGRHGERSAMGALVRHFVSAPSASLQASVWRVWEATGGEQRAVLRQLLTSPEFLAPSQWRSKEKDGFRFVVSAVRASGLAVDKLAPLVAFADGPLPDAQRAEFVERLAAGRLALTASVEPYEYASSAPPLRAGAAGEAPLGTLAQPGPVLMAAPTPSAAAMAAARSHPAHAQGLRELLQSRDFLRY; via the coding sequence TTGGTATATAAAGTCGGAATGCGCTTCCTCGCCATCCTGTGTTGTCTGCTCTTGTCCGTGGGTGGACCGGCCCATGCGCAGCCGCTCGCCCCGATCGAGGCCGGGCTCGCGCAGCACCTGCTGAACCGCCTGGGCTACGGCCCGGCGCCGGGCGAGGTGGCGCGGGTGCGCGCACTCGGTGCGCAGGGCTGGGTGGACAGCCAGCTGGCGCCGCCGCCGATGCCGCCGCGCCTGGAAGCGCGCCTGCGCACGCTGCCGGGGCCGGAAGCGGCCTTGCTGCGCGCCATCGCCAGCCCGCGCCAGCTGGAACAAGTGCTGGTGCGTTTCTGGCTCGACTACTTCAAGAAAGAAGAGGCCGCAGAGGCGCTGCTCCGTCCGCACGTGCTGGGCCGCTATGCCGATCTGCGCGCGGCGCTCGACCAGCATGCGCGCGGCCGGCATGGCGAACGCTCCGCGATGGGGGCGCTGGTGCGGCATTTCGTCTCCGCGCCCTCCGCCAGTCTGCAAGCGTCGGTGTGGCGGGTGTGGGAGGCCACGGGAGGCGAGCAGCGCGCCGTGCTGCGCCAGCTCTTGACCAGCCCGGAATTCCTGGCGCCCTCGCAGTGGCGCAGCAAGGAAAAAGATGGGTTCCGCTTCGTGGTCTCGGCAGTCCGGGCATCCGGCCTGGCGGTGGACAAGCTTGCGCCGCTGGTGGCCTTTGCTGACGGTCCGCTGCCGGATGCGCAGCGCGCCGAATTCGTGGAGCGCCTGGCCGCCGGAAGGCTGGCGCTGACGGCGTCCGTGGAGCCGTACGAATACGCCTCGTCGGCGCCGCCGCTGCGTGCCGGCGCCGCAGGCGAGGCGCCGCTGGGAACGCTAGCCCAGCCGGGGCCGGTGCTGATGGCGGCGCCGACGCCTTCCGCTGCCGCGATGGCGGCGGCGCGCAGCCACCCGGCGCACGCCCAGGGTTTGCGGGAACTGCTGCAGAGCCGCGATTTTCTACGGTATTGA